One genomic segment of Candidatus Berkiella aquae includes these proteins:
- a CDS encoding penicillin-binding transpeptidase domain-containing protein translates to MNKWLSVVLAAVTLNANAHATTAQEYEQLFKGYDACYILYNVNKNKVVSQYNPNHRCEKRLAPNSSFKIVLSLMGFNEGLFNQDTVFKWDGKTRELPNWNQDQTPHSWMTHSALWVSQEVSPQLGLPTIKRYLAAFKYGNQDFSGDPGLNNGITHAWLSSSLKISANEQLHFLKALLKNQLPLTAETVANTKQNIYLGKLDNGANYYGKTGSGRSGLNERISTEQGLREGWFVGFVEQDNQQYIFISNLTEKSMNVDDKRFGSQMLKPMTMKLLNDYFAAV, encoded by the coding sequence ATGAACAAATGGTTATCGGTCGTTTTGGCTGCCGTCACGCTTAATGCCAATGCTCATGCGACTACTGCACAAGAATATGAGCAATTATTCAAGGGTTATGATGCTTGTTACATACTTTACAATGTCAATAAAAATAAGGTAGTCAGCCAATACAATCCTAATCATCGCTGCGAAAAACGCCTCGCCCCAAACTCGTCTTTTAAAATAGTATTATCATTAATGGGGTTTAACGAAGGACTTTTCAATCAAGATACCGTCTTTAAATGGGATGGAAAAACCAGAGAATTACCGAATTGGAACCAAGATCAAACACCTCATAGTTGGATGACCCATTCTGCTCTATGGGTTTCACAAGAAGTCAGTCCCCAACTCGGGCTGCCGACGATTAAACGTTATCTAGCCGCTTTTAAATATGGTAATCAAGATTTTAGTGGCGATCCTGGATTAAATAATGGCATCACACATGCATGGCTAAGTAGTAGTTTAAAAATATCTGCTAATGAACAGCTCCATTTCCTGAAAGCCTTATTGAAAAATCAATTACCTTTAACAGCAGAAACGGTTGCCAATACCAAACAAAATATTTATTTAGGTAAACTAGATAATGGTGCAAATTATTATGGTAAAACCGGTTCTGGACGAAGTGGTCTGAATGAACGAATCTCAACTGAGCAAGGCTTACGAGAAGGCTGGTTTGTGGGGTTTGTTGAACAAGATAATCAACAGTATATTTTTATCAGTAACTTGACGGAAAAATCAATGAATGTTGATGATAAACGCTTTGGCAGCCAAATGTTAAAGCCTATGACAATGAAACTACTGAACGATTATTTCGCCGCTGTTTAA
- the ltaE gene encoding low-specificity L-threonine aldolase, whose translation MKIIDLRSDTVTKPSLGMKQAMWDAEVGDDIFNDDPTVKHLEAFVAEKLGKEAALFVPSGTQSNLIGIMMHCQRGDEYLVGQEAHTYKWEGGGAAVLGSIQPQPVHFENDGSLDLNKLVDYIKPLDDHHPRTKLLCLENTQAGKVLPLAYLAQAKVFCTEHHLLHHLDGARVFNASVKLGVDVIEIAKHFDSVSVCLSKGLGAPIGSVLVASKDQIKEARRWRKVLGGGMRQAGVIAAAGIYALENNIQRLQEDHDNAQLLAKLLSEIDEIKVEIQNLQTNILYINVPKQHSENLSSILKEQGILIPKGKRVRLVTHLDVHREDIFTVVNQIKKYLKESQLKMVT comes from the coding sequence ATGAAAATAATCGATTTAAGAAGTGATACAGTTACTAAGCCCTCATTAGGGATGAAGCAAGCGATGTGGGATGCTGAAGTTGGGGATGATATTTTCAATGATGATCCAACGGTAAAACACTTAGAAGCATTTGTTGCTGAAAAATTAGGGAAAGAAGCTGCCTTGTTTGTTCCTTCAGGTACTCAATCTAATTTGATTGGTATCATGATGCATTGTCAACGAGGAGACGAGTATCTTGTTGGGCAAGAAGCACATACCTATAAGTGGGAAGGAGGAGGTGCTGCAGTGTTGGGCAGTATACAGCCACAACCTGTGCATTTTGAAAACGATGGCAGCTTAGATCTCAACAAACTGGTTGATTATATTAAACCTTTGGACGATCACCATCCAAGAACCAAACTCCTTTGTTTAGAGAATACACAAGCGGGCAAAGTACTCCCATTAGCCTATTTAGCCCAAGCAAAAGTATTTTGTACAGAACATCATCTGTTACATCATCTAGATGGGGCTCGAGTTTTTAATGCAAGTGTAAAATTGGGGGTTGATGTCATTGAAATTGCAAAGCATTTTGATTCGGTTTCCGTCTGTTTATCAAAAGGATTAGGGGCGCCAATTGGCTCTGTCTTAGTTGCTTCAAAAGATCAAATAAAAGAAGCAAGAAGATGGCGTAAAGTATTAGGAGGAGGAATGCGTCAAGCAGGCGTAATTGCTGCTGCAGGAATATATGCTTTAGAAAATAACATTCAAAGATTACAAGAAGATCATGATAATGCACAGTTATTAGCAAAATTGTTAAGTGAAATAGATGAGATCAAAGTTGAAATACAAAATCTTCAAACGAATATTTTGTATATTAACGTGCCGAAACAGCACAGTGAAAATCTATCATCTATTCTAAAAGAGCAAGGCATATTAATACCAAAAGGCAAAAGAGTGAGGCTTGTTACCCACTTAGATGTTCATCGTGAAGATATATTTACTGTGGTAAATCAAATAAAAAAATATTTGAAGGAGAGTCAATTAAAAATGGTAACTTAA
- a CDS encoding methylated-DNA--[protein]-cysteine S-methyltransferase translates to MISLKRQKEYYQALIAKDSQYEGVFYVGVKTTGIFCRPTCSARKPKFEHCEFFTTAQQALLASFRPCKRCKPLSHPNQVSTVIQKLVEAIEQNPEKRWKDKDFAALSIDASTARRQFKKRFDMTFVEYARARRMGLAIKQIRSGESVIETQLATGYESSSGFRDAFSKVMGAAPTKLGKMHLLKASWLDTPLGPMLAIASEEALTLLEFVDRRGLEREIERLRQKTKSAIIPGRTPPIDSIEGELKSYFKGHLSQFKTPLFLLGSPFQLNVWDGLQQIPYGETLSYSSLAAKLGKPSAFRAVANANGANQLAIVIPCHRVINQNGELGGYGGGLTRKQWLINHEKQHRV, encoded by the coding sequence GTGATCTCACTGAAACGCCAGAAAGAATATTATCAGGCTCTCATTGCTAAAGATTCTCAATATGAAGGCGTTTTTTATGTTGGTGTCAAAACCACAGGGATTTTCTGCCGCCCAACCTGCTCTGCCAGAAAACCTAAATTTGAGCATTGTGAATTTTTTACCACAGCCCAACAAGCGCTATTAGCCTCTTTTAGACCTTGTAAACGTTGTAAACCCCTGTCTCATCCTAATCAAGTCTCAACGGTCATCCAAAAATTAGTCGAGGCAATTGAGCAAAACCCCGAAAAACGTTGGAAGGACAAGGATTTCGCTGCGCTATCAATTGATGCCTCAACCGCTAGGCGCCAATTTAAAAAGCGTTTTGATATGACCTTTGTTGAATATGCAAGAGCGCGGCGTATGGGATTGGCAATTAAGCAAATTCGTTCTGGAGAATCCGTTATCGAGACCCAACTTGCAACAGGATATGAGTCAAGCAGTGGTTTTAGAGATGCGTTTTCCAAAGTGATGGGCGCAGCACCGACTAAGCTAGGTAAAATGCATTTGCTAAAAGCTTCATGGCTTGATACACCACTTGGCCCCATGTTAGCAATTGCCAGTGAAGAGGCACTCACTCTTTTAGAATTTGTCGATAGACGAGGCCTTGAGCGAGAAATTGAGCGGCTACGGCAAAAAACCAAATCGGCGATTATTCCAGGGAGAACGCCACCTATTGATTCTATTGAAGGTGAATTAAAATCCTATTTCAAAGGACATTTAAGTCAATTTAAGACCCCACTTTTTTTATTAGGCTCTCCATTTCAATTGAACGTATGGGATGGTTTGCAGCAAATTCCTTATGGTGAAACTCTCTCCTATTCCTCTCTTGCTGCTAAGCTAGGTAAACCTAGTGCCTTTCGCGCCGTTGCGAATGCCAATGGCGCTAATCAACTTGCTATTGTTATTCCTTGCCATCGAGTCATTAATCAGAACGGTGAGTTGGGCGGCTATGGTGGTGGATTAACTCGCAAACAATGGCTTATTAATCACGAAAAGCAACATAGGGTTTAA
- a CDS encoding Fic family protein — protein MIDENFYQKQGLHALLNQVKTAQNVDEFARKLFEHFPVESFWRFNVDGVKQSKDSWVGFEKREPGYLQGMQDAWIVMLKEIGSPITNEMLLHYHGIATHPVTMENLTPAHKGQWRTKDVYFDLIKTNSTVAGIVTLLNRLEAGDENFVLARDNLTVADEMELEELDLFNSHTFNKLYQEHLDYCVRRYGLEREKSDTPDYVKRRLAEFVFNSCYTFRTQHQSVYEISSDDAVIEEKQLTEPLDILMQQKSEHILRRYHKLITLCHDGEQKLRIIIETIQQLEQLHPFKDGNCRLFVMIMLNKLLIENGFPPCMLHDPNCFDAFTVDELTLEVIKGMQTFQAYTQGLVNDLDSHSLGQSTQLNDYFVGIHQQLKKALEAHFLSSQAEKTLTTLYDMNASQSKQSQDLVEGILKLHMKSGNTIK, from the coding sequence ATGATTGACGAAAATTTCTACCAAAAACAGGGCTTACATGCGCTGCTCAATCAAGTAAAAACTGCGCAGAATGTTGATGAATTTGCAAGAAAATTATTCGAACATTTTCCGGTGGAATCATTTTGGCGCTTTAATGTTGATGGTGTCAAACAAAGTAAAGATAGCTGGGTAGGTTTCGAAAAAAGAGAGCCGGGCTATTTACAAGGCATGCAAGATGCCTGGATTGTGATGCTAAAGGAAATAGGATCGCCTATTACCAATGAAATGTTGCTTCATTATCATGGGATTGCAACGCATCCTGTCACCATGGAAAATTTAACCCCAGCACATAAAGGTCAGTGGCGTACCAAAGATGTCTATTTTGATTTGATTAAAACCAATTCAACGGTAGCGGGTATCGTAACACTGTTAAATCGGCTGGAAGCAGGGGATGAAAATTTTGTTTTAGCCAGAGATAATCTTACCGTCGCTGATGAGATGGAATTAGAGGAATTAGATTTATTCAATAGCCATACCTTTAATAAGTTATATCAAGAACACTTGGATTACTGTGTTAGGCGTTATGGACTTGAACGTGAAAAATCTGACACACCTGACTATGTGAAACGCAGACTAGCTGAGTTTGTTTTTAATAGTTGCTATACATTTAGAACCCAACACCAGTCAGTCTATGAAATATCATCCGATGATGCTGTTATTGAAGAGAAACAATTAACAGAACCTCTTGATATTTTAATGCAACAAAAAAGTGAACATATTTTACGTCGTTATCATAAATTGATTACGCTTTGTCATGATGGCGAACAAAAATTAAGAATCATTATTGAAACCATTCAACAACTAGAACAACTGCATCCTTTTAAAGATGGTAACTGTCGTCTTTTTGTGATGATTATGTTAAATAAATTGCTAATCGAAAATGGTTTCCCACCTTGTATGTTACATGATCCGAATTGTTTTGATGCCTTTACTGTTGATGAACTAACGCTTGAGGTAATCAAGGGTATGCAGACATTTCAAGCTTATACCCAAGGGCTTGTTAATGATTTAGATAGTCATTCATTGGGACAAAGTACACAGTTAAATGATTATTTTGTGGGTATTCATCAACAATTAAAGAAGGCCTTAGAAGCGCATTTTTTATCTTCCCAGGCAGAAAAAACGTTGACTACCTTATATGACATGAACGCAAGTCAATCCAAACAATCACAAGATTTAGTAGAAGGTATTCTTAAGCTTCATATGAAAAGTGGCAATACCATTAAATAA
- a CDS encoding ankyrin repeat domain-containing protein, with the protein MSPSIFKYIQSMLNKLSPQAFAKNLEEGNVVQFSQMWASLSEQDKEKFITTDHYLYLHMAAEYGRLDMIDDFLNHLNQNALSAFQAREFEGFKIALQNQHWDVVERILSEEQLHKDCLQIIQTSDEFLELVWHSKLQNVITLIFNQACYQNTTELKRILKIVPKTHQHLLLMTEKVELTNDFQINLLSPLQASCQYGNLNILKFIWGLYDTRVQKGLMNSHFPQCMLEAIEYGHANIVKRLLEWLTPEQQIKILSHEDFNLLTYAADRGFEHVVELIWSYIPASERITAISANNYAAYRMAKHHNHTQTINLLEVIVPPHLKGKMQKAHEHINP; encoded by the coding sequence ATGTCCCCCAGTATTTTTAAATACATTCAATCTATGTTGAACAAATTATCTCCTCAAGCATTTGCTAAAAACCTTGAAGAAGGTAATGTTGTACAATTTAGCCAAATGTGGGCTTCGCTTTCTGAGCAAGATAAAGAAAAATTCATCACGACTGATCATTATCTATACTTACATATGGCAGCTGAATATGGTCGCCTCGATATGATTGATGATTTTCTCAATCATCTCAATCAAAACGCTTTATCCGCATTTCAAGCAAGAGAGTTTGAAGGCTTTAAAATAGCCTTACAAAATCAACATTGGGATGTCGTAGAGAGAATATTGTCTGAAGAACAACTGCATAAAGATTGTTTACAAATCATTCAAACTTCAGATGAATTTCTGGAACTCGTATGGCACTCTAAGCTACAAAACGTCATTACCCTCATATTTAATCAGGCTTGCTATCAAAATACGACTGAATTAAAACGTATCTTAAAAATTGTTCCTAAAACACACCAACACTTACTACTCATGACAGAAAAAGTAGAGTTAACGAATGATTTTCAAATAAATTTACTCTCTCCGCTTCAAGCTAGCTGTCAATATGGCAATCTGAATATTCTAAAATTCATCTGGGGTTTATACGATACCAGAGTACAAAAAGGGCTGATGAACTCCCATTTCCCTCAATGCATGCTTGAAGCCATTGAATATGGACATGCCAATATCGTTAAACGATTGTTAGAGTGGTTAACGCCTGAACAACAAATTAAAATCCTCAGTCACGAAGATTTCAATCTTCTTACTTATGCTGCTGATAGAGGATTTGAACACGTCGTTGAGTTAATATGGTCATATATTCCAGCCAGCGAGAGAATTACGGCTATTTCTGCCAATAATTATGCCGCCTATCGAATGGCAAAACATCATAATCATACGCAAACGATCAATCTGCTCGAAGTCATCGTGCCGCCCCATTTAAAGGGCAAAATGCAAAAAGCTCATGAACATATCAATCCTTAA